TCGTCGGTCATGGGCGGAAGGGTGCCAGGTCCATCCCCGGGTAGCGCACCGCCATCGCGTCGAGCGTGTCGGGCGTCCAGAACGCGTGCCCGCGGGGCGGGAAGCCGAACAGCAGGAGCTGCCGGTACGACGCGCGCTCCGCGAACGGGTACCACCGCTCGTCGTACGACCGGTCTCCCCACGAGTGCCGGTTCATCCAGTCGTTGGCCCCGGCCCGGTAGTTGGCCTGGAGCGTGAACCGCGCGCCGCGCGGGTCGGTGAAGGCGACGGCGCGGTGGAACGTGTCGACGCTCCACGCCACGACCGTCCCGGCGGGCCCGGCCGCGGCGACCTCGGCGTCGTACAGCTCCGGGCGCTCCTCCGGCATCCACCAGTGCGGGCGCACGGGCAGGTGGTCGGTAAGCGTGCGCGACACGAAGCGGGTCGGGGCGTTCCCGTCGTCGACGTCGGAGAGGTAGACGAACGTCTCGACCTGCCGGAACCGCGGGTCCCGCGACGGCACGAGCGGCGTGTGGTTGAAGAAGTCGCGGTGGTGCGCCTGCACGTAGCCGGCCGCGCCCGCGTACTTCGCCCACGCCTCGCAGGCGTAGAGGCGCACGTCCTCCGTGCCGAGGATCGCCTCCGCGAGCGCGACCACCTTCGGGTGGACGGCGAGCAGCCCGAGCTCCGGCGAGGCGAACGGGAACGTGTCGATGCCGCCGAACTCGTCGTCGCGGAAGCGCGCGTTGCGGGCGGGGTCGGCGTCGTCGTGGAACTCCGCGGCGGTGGGGAAGTGCGACGGCAGCGCGGCCCGCGCCGCGGCGGTCTCCTCGGGCGACAGGAAGGCCGGGAGCACGACGTAGCCGTGCTCGGCCCAGTGGGCGGCGGCGTCCGCGAGCTCCATGGCCGTCTACACTGGCCCGAATCCCCCCGAATGCAACGGAGTTCCCGCATGCCCACGCGCGATGACCTGCGCAACGTCGCGATCGTCGCGCACGTCGACCACGGCAAGACCACGCTGGTCGACGCGATGCTCTGGCAGTCGAACGCGTTCGGCGACCACGCGAACGTCAACGAGCGCGTCATGGACTCGATGGACCTCGAACGCGAGAAGGGCATCACGATCCTCGCGAAGAACACCGCGGTCCGGCACGGCGACCTGACCATCAACATCATCGACACGCCCGGCCACGCCGACTTCGGCGGCGAGGTGGAGCGCGGCCTGTCGATGGTCGACGGCGTCGTGCTGCTCGTGGACGCGAGCGAGGGGCCGTTGCCGCAGACGAGGTTCGTGCTGCGCAAGGCGCTGGCGCTGCACCTGCCGGTCGTCCTCGTCATCAACAAGGTGGACCGCCCGGACGCGCGGATCGCCGAGGTGGTGGACGAGACGTACCAGCTCTTCCTCGACCTCGACGCGACCGAGGAGCAGATCGACTTCCCGATCGTGTACTGCCAGGCGAAGACCGGGCAGGCCAGCCTCACCAAGCCCGCCGACGGCGGGACGCCGGACAGCCCGGACCTCGAGCCGTTGTTCCAGGTGCTGCGCGAGACCATCCCGCCGCCGTCCTACGACGAGACGGCGCCGTTGCAGGCGCACGTCACCAACCTCGACGCGAGCCCGTACCTCGGCCGCCTCGCGCTCTGCCGGATCCACAACGGCGTGCTGCGCAAGGGCCAGCAGGTCGCGTGGTGCCGTACCGACGGCACGGTCGAGCGCGTCAAGGTGAGCGAGCTGCTGCTGACCGAGGCGCTGGAACGCGTCCCGGCCGAGGAGGCGCGGCAGGGCGACATCGTCGCGATCGCGGGCATCCCGGACATCACGATCGGCGAGACGCTGACCGACCCGGAGGACCCCCGGCCGTTGCCGGTCATCACGATCGACGAGCCGAGCCTGTCGATGACGGTCGGCACCAACTCCTCGCCGCTCGCCGGCGAGTCCGGCAAGAAGCTCACCGCGCGGCTGGTGAAGAACCGCCTCGACACCGAGCTGGTCGGCAACGTCTCGATCCGCGTGCTGCCCACCGACCGCCCGGACACGTGGGAGGTGCAGGGCCGCGGCGAGCTCCAGCTCGCGGTGCTGGTCGAGATCATGCGGCGGGAGGGGTTCGAGCTGACCGTCGGCAAGCCGCAGGTCGTCACGCGCGTGGTCGGCGGCAAGGTGCACGAGCCGATGGAACGCCTCACCATCGACGCGCCGAGCGACTACCAGGGCGTGCTCATCCAGCTCCTCGCGCTGCGCAAGGGGCGGCTGGAGCAGATGGTCGACCACGGCTCCGGCTGGATCCGCATGGAGTACCTCGTGCCGGCGCGCGGCCTGATCGGCTTCCGCACGGAGTTCCTCACCGAGACGCGCGGCACCGGCCTGCTGCACCACGTGCACGAGCGGTACGAGCCGTGGCACGGCGAGCTGCGCACCCGCCCCACCGGCTCGCTGGTGGCCGACCGCCGCGGGCAGACGACGGCGTTCGCGCTGGCGAACCTCCAGGAGCGCGGCACGATGTTCGTCGGCCCCGGTACCGAGGTGTACGAGGGCATGATCGTCGGCGAGAACGCCCGGTCGGACGACATGGACGTCAACCCGACCAAGGAGAAGAAGCTCACGAACATGCGCTCCTCGACGGGCGACGTGCTCGTGCCGCTGATCCCGCACCGGCAGCTCTCGCTGGAGCAGGCGCTGGAGTTCTGCCGCGAGGACGAGTGCGTCGAGGTGACGCCGGCGACGGTGCGGCTGCGCAAGGTCGTGCTCGAGGCGGCCGAGCGGGAGCGGATGCGCGGCAAGCGCGCGCGTGCGCGCCTCGAGGGCGCGCCCGCGTAACCGCCGCGGCGCGGGCGGAGCGTGTCCCTCGGCAGGAACGCGCGTTGTGCCCACGAAGGAAGCAGCGACACCCCGCGCCCCCCGGAGGAACCGTGTCCCGTCCCGTCCGCCGTGCCCTGCTCGCCTGCGTCGCCGCGGCGGGCGCCGTCGCGCTCGCCGTGCCCCAGGCCGGCGCGCGACCGGTCGGCAAGCCGGCGTTCACGACGTACCACGAGCCGGGCGAGGACGAGGGCAGCGGCGAGCCGTCGATCGGCGTCAACTGGAAGACCGGCACCGTCGTCTACCAGTCGAACCTCCGCACGCTCAACGTGACGTTCGACTCGCACGGGCGCGCCCGGTGGGAGGAGCGTTCCGGCATCCTCGAGTCGCGGGACTCGCTCGACCCGATCCTGTTCACGGACAGCGCGACCGGGCGGACGTTCGTCTCCCAGCTCGCCGCCGACTGCTCGCTCATGTCGTACAGCGACGACGACGGCAAGAGCTGGACGCCGACCACCGGCTGCGGCCCCGGCGTCTACGTCGACCACCAGACGGTCGGCGCCGGCCCGTACGCGAAGGGCGTGCTGCCGGTCGCGCACCCGCTCTACCCGAACGCCGTCTACTACTGCGCGCAGGCCGTCGCCGAGGCGTCGTGCGCGCGCAGCGACGACGGCGGCCTGACGTTCGGCGCCGCGGTCCCCATGTACGACATCACGCAGTGCGGCGGCCTGCACGGTCACATCCGGGTCGCGCCCGACGGCGCGGCGTACGTCGCGCACCAGGACTGCGACGGCGGCCAGGGCGTCGTCGTCACCGAGGACAACGGCCTCACCTGGAACGTCCGCACCGTCCCCGGCAGCACCGTCAACGGCGAGAGCGACCCGTCGGTCGCCGCCGGCTCCGGCGGCACCGTCTACTTCGGCTACCAGGACGGCGCCGGCAACGCCAACACCAAGGCGATGATCGCCACCACCCGCGACCACGGGAAGACCTGGTCGAAGCCGGTCGACGTCGGCAGCCGGCTCGGCCTGAAGAACGTGCAGTTCCCGGAGGTCATCGCGGGCGACGACGACCGGGCGGCGTTCGCGTTCCTCGGCACCAAGACCGGCGGCAACGACCAGTCCGACTCGTTCGACGGCGCCTGGCACCTCTACGTCGCGCTCACCTACGACCGCGGCCGGACGTGGACGACCGTCGACGCGACGCCGTCGGAGCTCGTGCAGCGCGGCTGCATCAAGCTCACCGGCTGCTCGCACCGCAACCTGCTCGACTTCAACGACATCAGCGTCGACAAGCAGGGCCGCGTCGTCGTGGCGTGGGCGGACGGCTGCCCGCGCGCGTGCGAGAAGGGCGCCCCCTGGGACTCGCGCTGGCACACCGCGGCGATCAGCCGCCTGTCGTCCGGCCGCGGCCTGTTCAAGGCGTACGACGGGAAGCTCTAGCTGTAGTGCCCTGACACGTTGTTGACGCGGCTGATCGGCGGGTGGCCGCCGAGCGCGGTGTGGGCGCGGTGATGGTTGTAGGTGTGCAGCCACTCGCGCAAGGCGTGCCGTCGGGCAGCGGCTGAGGTGTAGGTGTCGGCGTAGAGGCATTCGTCGGCCATGGTGCGGTTGAAGCGCTCGACCTTGCCGTTGGGCTGCGGTCGGTAGGGGCGGGTGCGCCGGGCGGAGGTGCCGGTCGCGGTGAGTGCTTCAGCCCAGGCGCGGCTGCGGTAGCAGGAGCCGTTGTCGTGAGCGCGCGGGTGATCTCGCCGATCCCGTGGTCGGCGAACCAGGCTGCGGCGCGGAGCCAGAACGCTGCCGCGGTCTCGGCGGTCTCGTCGTCGCAGACCTCGACGTAGGCGAGACGGGAGTGGTCGTCGACGGCGACGTGGAGGTACTCGTGGCCGACCCGACGCCCGGCGCTGCGCGCCGCGTGGTTCGCGCGGGCCTGCGGGTGCTGGTGACCGAGCATGCGCCACCCGCCCCCGTCGCGCAGCCGCCCGAGCTTCTTCACATCGACGTGCACCAGCTCGCCTGGCCGTTCGCGTTCGTAACGGCGCACCGGCTCGCCCGTCGCCCGGTCCAGCCAAGCCAACGGCGGCTCACCAGCGCGGTGCAGCACCCGGTGCACCGTCGAGGGGTGCATGCCCACGATCCCGGCGATCCGCGCCGGCCCGAGCCGCCGCGACCGGCGCAACCGCAACACCTCGGCCTCGACCGCCGCTGCGGTCCGTCGCGGGCTCGACCACGGCCGTGACGACCGGTCGGCAAGGCCCGCCTGACCTTCCGCGCGGAATCGGCGCACCCGTCGGCCGCGACACCCCCATCTCCGCCGCGACATGCGCCACCGGGCGCCCCGCCGCCACCCGCTGACACAGCAGAAGACGACCTCGAACCGTCAACCGAGCATTAGCGTGCACCACAACCTCCGGGCTTGGTCAGGACCTCGACAGCCCTCACCTCGCCCGGAGGTCCACACCCGATCAAGCCGCCACGCCGTCAACAACGTGCGTGGGCACTACATCTAGCCGGCCTCAGGCGAGCAGCCGGAGGGTCGGCAGCGTCGGGTCGTAGGCCCGCGCCAGGCCGGCCTGCTCGGCGGCGGCGTCCGGGTCGCCGCGCAGGAGCGCGATGTAGGCGCGGACGCTCGCCGCGGACGCCGTCACCAGGTCGCGCGCCGCGGGCGTGACGTCGGCCGCCTCGGCCCGGCGGCACAGATCCTCCGCCTCGTCCAGGCGGCCCTGCCGGGCGGCGACGAGGGCGGCCGTGTCGAGCACGGCGGCGTCGTCCGGGGTCAGGTCCAGCGCCTCGCGCACGGTGTCGGCCATCTCCTCCGGGCGCGTGCCGGCGAGCGCGTCCACCCACGCGATCAGGTTCAGCGTCGTCGCCCGGTGCCGCGGCTCGGACTCGCCGGGCAGGCGGGCGAGCGCGCTCGCCCGCGCCTCCTCGTACCGGCCCTGGCGGACCAACGCGACCTCGATCAGGTAGTCCCACCGGCCGCCCGGCTGGACCGTCGCCAGCCAGGCGAGGCGGTCGGCGACCTCCTCGTAGCGCCACCGGTCCACCCGCCGGACCTCGTCGAGCGCGTCGAAGTACTCGGTGTGCGTGACGTGCCACCCGCTCGGCAGGTCGACCGTGACGGGCGCCCCCCGCACCACTGCCCGCACGATCCGGCTCAGGTCGCTGTACCGCCGCTGCCCGGGGTCGAGGAGCTGGTAGCACCGTTCGAACCACTGCAACGCCGCCACCGAGCCCGCGGCGAGGATGTACGGCGCGTCCGTCCGGAACAGCGCCGCGACGAGCGCGGCGTCGAGGGCCGGTCCGGTGGCGAGCGCGCCCGCGTAGGCGAGCCGCCAGCGCCACCGCGCCGGGTCGCCGCGCGGGGCCAGCACGGCCCACCCGCTGTACGGGATCGCGCGGACGACGAGTCGCCCGGCCCGCAGCAACGCGGGGCCGATGCCGAGCGTGACGCGGCCGACGCGCAGCCCGGTCAGCCGCGCCACCGCGACGCGGAGGAGCTGCGTCACGACCACGACCGCGACGAGGGCGGGGACGAGCCAGGCGACCACCGGGCCCTCGGGCTGCCCGCGCACGGCCGCGTTGTACGCGGCGACGATGACGACCACGGCGATGCTGGCGACGCCCCAGGCCGACCGCCGCCGCGCCAGGTGCTCGCCGCAGAGGGCCACCCGGCCGGCCGCGAAGTAGTCGCGGTACGACCCGCAGACGTCGCACCCTCGCACGCGCGCATCATGTCGGCCCGGCGCCGGCCGCGTCTACGATCCGGCGGGTGACCGAACGCCGCCTGCTGCTGGTGCACGCGCACCCCGACGACGAGTCGATCGCGACCGGCGGCACCATGGCCCGCTACGTCGCGGAGGGCGCGCGGGTGACGCTTGTCACCTGCACGCGCGGCGAGCAGGGCGAGATCGTCCCGGAGGACCTGCGCCACCTCGGCACCGGCAAGCCGCTGGCCGACGCGCGGGTCGAGGAGCTGGCCGAGGCGATGCGCGTGCTGGGGGTGACCGACCACCGGTTCCTCGGGCCGTACGAGGACTCCGGCATGATCGGCACGCCGGAGAACGAGCGCGCGACGGCGTTCTGGAACGCCGACCTCGACGAGGCGACCGCGCACCTCGTGAAGGTCGTCCACGAGGTCCGCCCCCACGTCGTGGTCACCTACGACGAGAACGGCGGCTACGGCCACCCGGACCACATCCAGGCGCACCGGGTGACGATGCTCGCCGTCGACGCGGCGGCGCCGGAGTGGGTGGTGCCGAAGGTCTACCAGGTGGCGTGGGGCGGGCCGGAACGCCGCCGCCGCGAGGCGGAGGACTACGAGCGGGCCGGGCGGCCGGGCGGGTTCGACCTGCCGGACCCGGCGAAGGCGAGCCGACCGCCGCACCCGCCGACGACGACGATCGACATCGCGCCGTACCTCGACGCGAAGCTCCGCGCGATCGCGGCGCACCGCACGCAGGTGACGGTGGTGGGCCGGTTCTTCGCGCTGTCCAACAACGTCGCGCACGAGGCGTTCGAGCAGGAGCAGTTCACGCTCGTCGGCGGCGCCGACCGCGACGAGACCGACCTCTTCGACGGGATCGACGCATGACCGAACGCCGCCTGCTCCTGGTGCACGCGCACCCGGACGACGAGTGCTTCCCGACCGGCGCGACGATCGCGAAGTACGTCGCGGAGGGCGCGGCGGTGACGCTGGTCACCTGCACGCGCGGGGAGGCCGGCGAGATCGTGGCGGACGACCTGAAGCACCTCGACGCCGACGGTCTCGGCGCGCACCGGGTGACGGAGATGGCGGCGTCGGCGGCGCTGCTGGGGCTGACCGACCACCGCTGGCTCGGCGGCGAGGGGCGCTGGCGCGACAGCGGGATGATGGGCACGCCGGAGAACGACGACCCGCGCTGCTTCTGGCGGGCCGACCTGGACGAGGCCGCGGCGGCGTTGACGGCGATCCTGCGGGAGACGCGGCCGCAGGTCGTGGTCACCTACGACGCCAACGGCGACTACGGCCACCCGGACCACATCCAGGCGCACCGGGTGACGGTGGCGGCGATCGAGGCGGCCGCCGACCCGGCGC
This sequence is a window from Mycobacteriales bacterium. Protein-coding genes within it:
- a CDS encoding phytanoyl-CoA dioxygenase family protein → MELADAAAHWAEHGYVVLPAFLSPEETAAARAALPSHFPTAAEFHDDADPARNARFRDDEFGGIDTFPFASPELGLLAVHPKVVALAEAILGTEDVRLYACEAWAKYAGAAGYVQAHHRDFFNHTPLVPSRDPRFRQVETFVYLSDVDDGNAPTRFVSRTLTDHLPVRPHWWMPEERPELYDAEVAAAGPAGTVVAWSVDTFHRAVAFTDPRGARFTLQANYRAGANDWMNRHSWGDRSYDERWYPFAERASYRQLLLFGFPPRGHAFWTPDTLDAMAVRYPGMDLAPFRP
- the typA gene encoding translational GTPase TypA, producing MPTRDDLRNVAIVAHVDHGKTTLVDAMLWQSNAFGDHANVNERVMDSMDLEREKGITILAKNTAVRHGDLTINIIDTPGHADFGGEVERGLSMVDGVVLLVDASEGPLPQTRFVLRKALALHLPVVLVINKVDRPDARIAEVVDETYQLFLDLDATEEQIDFPIVYCQAKTGQASLTKPADGGTPDSPDLEPLFQVLRETIPPPSYDETAPLQAHVTNLDASPYLGRLALCRIHNGVLRKGQQVAWCRTDGTVERVKVSELLLTEALERVPAEEARQGDIVAIAGIPDITIGETLTDPEDPRPLPVITIDEPSLSMTVGTNSSPLAGESGKKLTARLVKNRLDTELVGNVSIRVLPTDRPDTWEVQGRGELQLAVLVEIMRREGFELTVGKPQVVTRVVGGKVHEPMERLTIDAPSDYQGVLIQLLALRKGRLEQMVDHGSGWIRMEYLVPARGLIGFRTEFLTETRGTGLLHHVHERYEPWHGELRTRPTGSLVADRRGQTTAFALANLQERGTMFVGPGTEVYEGMIVGENARSDDMDVNPTKEKKLTNMRSSTGDVLVPLIPHRQLSLEQALEFCREDECVEVTPATVRLRKVVLEAAERERMRGKRARARLEGAPA
- a CDS encoding sialidase family protein, which gives rise to MSRPVRRALLACVAAAGAVALAVPQAGARPVGKPAFTTYHEPGEDEGSGEPSIGVNWKTGTVVYQSNLRTLNVTFDSHGRARWEERSGILESRDSLDPILFTDSATGRTFVSQLAADCSLMSYSDDDGKSWTPTTGCGPGVYVDHQTVGAGPYAKGVLPVAHPLYPNAVYYCAQAVAEASCARSDDGGLTFGAAVPMYDITQCGGLHGHIRVAPDGAAYVAHQDCDGGQGVVVTEDNGLTWNVRTVPGSTVNGESDPSVAAGSGGTVYFGYQDGAGNANTKAMIATTRDHGKTWSKPVDVGSRLGLKNVQFPEVIAGDDDRAAFAFLGTKTGGNDQSDSFDGAWHLYVALTYDRGRTWTTVDATPSELVQRGCIKLTGCSHRNLLDFNDISVDKQGRVVVAWADGCPRACEKGAPWDSRWHTAAISRLSSGRGLFKAYDGKL
- the mshB gene encoding N-acetyl-1-D-myo-inositol-2-amino-2-deoxy-alpha-D-glucopyranoside deacetylase, translating into MTERRLLLVHAHPDDESIATGGTMARYVAEGARVTLVTCTRGEQGEIVPEDLRHLGTGKPLADARVEELAEAMRVLGVTDHRFLGPYEDSGMIGTPENERATAFWNADLDEATAHLVKVVHEVRPHVVVTYDENGGYGHPDHIQAHRVTMLAVDAAAPEWVVPKVYQVAWGGPERRRREAEDYERAGRPGGFDLPDPAKASRPPHPPTTTIDIAPYLDAKLRAIAAHRTQVTVVGRFFALSNNVAHEAFEQEQFTLVGGADRDETDLFDGIDA
- the mshB gene encoding N-acetyl-1-D-myo-inositol-2-amino-2-deoxy-alpha-D-glucopyranoside deacetylase; protein product: MTERRLLLVHAHPDDECFPTGATIAKYVAEGAAVTLVTCTRGEAGEIVADDLKHLDADGLGAHRVTEMAASAALLGLTDHRWLGGEGRWRDSGMMGTPENDDPRCFWRADLDEAAAALTAILRETRPQVVVTYDANGDYGHPDHIQAHRVTVAAIEAAADPARYPDAGPPHTVAKRYATGMPKSVLRAGFEHFKASGDPFFAAVEDPDDLPFGTPDEEFTTTIRAPEHLERKMAAMRAHRSQIDPNGVFFALPPELAGPGLGWEHFRLQQGTPGGPRDADGHETDLFGALDTAHGE